The Sulfurihydrogenibium sp. YO3AOP1 genome has a window encoding:
- a CDS encoding TonB-dependent receptor — translation MKKLASMVLLSTYVMLSYSHAVEGIRIEKVTVEEKKAEEEVSTKKELTQEEAKVTRQIDLGEILSEFYPEVWYMRKAGIANDLYIRGFAKDNINVLIDGSKIYGACPNRMDPPSFHVSSPQIENITIKEGPFDVENAGSLAAVVNVKTKDPKEGIGGEIGGTYGSWSYRTGYVWGNVGNKFIKVLVGASNQYSKPYESGEGKKVTEYAVYSTPAGPTAGKYKSQYINDKAFNIDRVWTKLLITPNDNAEIKLSYAFENARNVLYPALKMDALYDRTNRFNTDFKLKDIGLNFSIYYNEVKHDMRDSFRTTAGNYPYSMKTYAESKMFGTKLSKDLNLFGLNMTVGIDTYLRNWKADNIQNAFTSTPNYNDGMIPDVDIKDIGLFVKSSKDIEKWTISGGLRYDYTYSKADPNSMTANTNRDLFIKKNGYKFSNTDNYVSGYAIAKYNINKKDNVYVGFGSTVRVPDPEERFISLSGMAPWYGNPDLKPTRNNEIDAGFEAFPMNNVGIKGNIFYSMLQDYIYLRQYSDSGKTYITYENINAAIYGGDINGFVAINDKISTELGLAYQIGKKTDKKGLYTDSDLAEIPPLKARLAVKYDDRTFYGLIEGIYSAKQSKVDSDLKEQETGSWFIVNVKAGYTYANRLFVGVGVDNVFDKFYYNYLSYVRDPFRGISLSGNPVKIPEPGRFIYANVSYRF, via the coding sequence ATGAAAAAGCTTGCATCAATGGTTTTATTATCTACTTACGTGATGTTAAGTTATTCACATGCAGTAGAAGGCATTAGAATTGAAAAAGTTACAGTTGAAGAGAAAAAAGCTGAGGAAGAAGTAAGCACAAAAAAAGAACTTACACAAGAAGAGGCTAAAGTTACAAGACAGATTGACCTTGGAGAGATTTTATCAGAGTTTTATCCAGAAGTTTGGTACATGAGAAAGGCAGGAATTGCAAATGATTTATACATTAGAGGATTTGCAAAAGATAACATTAATGTATTGATCGATGGTTCTAAAATCTATGGTGCATGTCCAAACAGAATGGACCCCCCTTCTTTTCACGTTTCATCTCCTCAGATTGAGAATATAACCATAAAAGAAGGTCCATTTGATGTTGAAAATGCAGGTTCTCTTGCTGCGGTTGTAAACGTAAAAACAAAAGACCCTAAGGAAGGAATCGGGGGAGAGATAGGGGGAACCTATGGAAGTTGGAGCTATAGGACTGGCTACGTATGGGGAAATGTTGGAAATAAGTTTATCAAGGTTTTAGTTGGTGCATCAAATCAATACTCTAAGCCTTATGAAAGCGGAGAGGGTAAAAAGGTTACAGAGTATGCAGTCTATTCTACACCAGCTGGACCAACAGCAGGAAAGTATAAATCCCAATACATTAACGACAAAGCATTTAATATAGACAGAGTATGGACAAAGTTATTGATTACTCCAAACGATAATGCAGAGATTAAACTTTCTTATGCTTTTGAAAATGCAAGAAATGTATTATATCCGGCTTTAAAAATGGATGCTTTGTATGACAGAACAAACAGATTTAACACAGATTTTAAACTTAAAGATATTGGTCTTAATTTTAGCATCTACTATAATGAAGTAAAACATGATATGAGAGATTCTTTTAGAACTACAGCAGGAAATTATCCATATTCTATGAAAACTTATGCTGAGTCAAAAATGTTTGGAACTAAACTTTCAAAAGATTTAAATCTTTTTGGACTTAACATGACAGTTGGGATTGATACATATTTAAGAAATTGGAAAGCGGATAATATTCAAAATGCATTTACATCGACACCTAACTACAACGATGGTATGATACCGGATGTTGATATTAAAGACATTGGATTGTTTGTAAAAAGCAGTAAAGATATAGAAAAATGGACTATCTCCGGCGGCTTAAGATACGATTATACGTATTCAAAAGCAGACCCAAATTCTATGACAGCTAATACTAACAGAGATTTATTTATTAAAAAAAATGGCTACAAATTCTCTAACACAGATAACTACGTATCAGGTTATGCTATTGCAAAATACAATATCAATAAAAAAGATAATGTATACGTAGGATTTGGTAGCACTGTAAGAGTTCCAGACCCAGAGGAGAGATTTATATCTTTAAGCGGTATGGCACCATGGTATGGTAATCCAGATTTAAAGCCAACAAGAAATAATGAAATAGATGCAGGGTTTGAAGCATTTCCAATGAATAATGTTGGAATTAAAGGCAATATCTTTTATAGCATGCTGCAGGATTATATTTATTTACGTCAGTATTCAGATAGTGGCAAAACTTACATAACCTATGAAAACATAAACGCTGCGATTTATGGTGGAGATATTAACGGATTTGTTGCTATAAACGACAAAATCTCAACAGAGCTTGGGCTTGCTTATCAAATTGGTAAAAAAACAGACAAAAAAGGATTATACACAGACAGCGATTTAGCAGAAATTCCACCATTAAAAGCAAGATTGGCTGTTAAATACGATGATAGAACTTTCTACGGACTAATAGAAGGTATATACTCTGCAAAACAATCAAAAGTTGACTCAGATTTAAAAGAGCAAGAAACCGGCAGCTGGTTTATAGTAAACGTTAAAGCAGGATATACATATGCAAATAGACTATTTGTTGGTGTTGGTGTTGATAACGTATTTGATAAATTCTACTATAACTATCTATCTTATGTAAGAGACCCATTTAGAGGAATTTCTTTATCAGGAAATCCTGTCAAAATCCCAGAACCCGGAAGATTTATTTACGCAAACGTTTCTTACAGATTTTAA
- a CDS encoding 2Fe-2S iron-sulfur cluster-binding protein encodes MIIKINRNGNYQTYEINNIEDRTTILEVLEQIKNYQDSSLSYRAQCRASICGTCAVKVNNQTVLACKTKVKDLAVNDEIVIEPLSNMPVIKDLVVDHDEFLNKLKKAKAWFIPKEPFEKVYPEDLATYDRETDCILCGICYSVCPAFANDKDFGGPINFVKIFRFWKDKNDALNDGRIQIAAENNITSCIHCKYCTFSCPKQIPVEGDILQLEFYGKQKGIIKKQEDFGFNFGFGF; translated from the coding sequence ATGATTATTAAGATAAACAGAAATGGTAATTATCAGACTTATGAGATAAATAACATTGAAGATAGAACTACTATTTTAGAAGTTTTGGAGCAAATTAAAAATTATCAGGATTCGAGTTTATCATACAGAGCCCAATGTAGAGCTTCCATTTGCGGAACTTGCGCAGTAAAAGTTAATAATCAAACAGTCTTAGCATGTAAAACAAAAGTAAAGGATTTAGCGGTTAATGATGAAATAGTGATAGAGCCTTTATCCAACATGCCTGTTATAAAAGATTTGGTTGTGGACCATGATGAATTTTTAAATAAATTAAAAAAAGCCAAGGCATGGTTTATTCCAAAAGAACCTTTTGAAAAGGTTTATCCTGAGGATTTGGCAACGTATGATAGAGAAACAGATTGTATTTTGTGCGGAATTTGTTATAGTGTTTGTCCGGCTTTTGCAAATGATAAAGATTTTGGCGGTCCTATAAACTTTGTTAAAATTTTTAGATTTTGGAAAGATAAAAACGATGCGTTAAATGATGGAAGAATACAAATAGCCGCTGAAAATAATATAACTTCATGCATACATTGTAAATACTGCACTTTTTCATGTCCAAAACAAATTCCAGTAGAAGGAGACATCTTACAATTAGAATTCTATGGAAAGCAAAAAGGTATAATCAAAAAGCAAGAAGACTTTGGATTTAACTTTGGATTTGGATTTTAG
- a CDS encoding ADP-ribosylglycohydrolase family protein: MEEKIIGTLLGAAIGDSLGMMVEELPVDEVIEFYGEPVKDLLIPHPSSPSYFLRPGENTSEFEIIKLIVEAIVERKFIDTKYIIEKYIQWLEKDQVHTYIDPTFLLAIESIKEGTEPPLTGSAIDHSLVAIPAGMYYYKDPYQASEVAKALTIITSRNEIVLDVSSALAVAIGELIQSRFYLEDEYEYFIKLLEKFVHKSETKKYLHKVLDLLKKEADYETAINELGNGSYCLESFSQALFIFLKTPSDVETTIIKAANSYGYYGGDTDSISLIAGAFAGAYNGEEQIPERWKNQLMDYNYIVELAKKFLEVIPI, translated from the coding sequence ATGGAAGAAAAAATAATAGGAACTCTCTTGGGCGCCGCAATAGGTGATAGTCTTGGAATGATGGTAGAAGAACTACCTGTTGATGAAGTTATAGAGTTTTATGGCGAGCCTGTAAAAGATTTGCTTATTCCACATCCATCCTCCCCATCATACTTTTTAAGACCGGGAGAAAACACAAGTGAATTTGAAATCATAAAATTGATAGTAGAAGCTATCGTTGAAAGAAAGTTTATAGATACTAAATATATAATTGAAAAATACATTCAATGGCTTGAAAAAGACCAAGTCCATACCTACATTGACCCAACCTTTTTACTTGCTATAGAATCCATAAAAGAAGGAACTGAACCTCCACTAACAGGGTCTGCAATAGACCACTCTCTCGTTGCTATACCTGCTGGAATGTATTATTACAAAGACCCATATCAAGCCTCAGAAGTAGCAAAAGCATTAACAATAATAACATCAAGGAATGAGATTGTTTTAGATGTATCATCAGCTTTAGCCGTAGCAATTGGAGAGCTTATTCAAAGTAGATTTTATTTAGAGGATGAATATGAATACTTTATAAAACTTTTAGAAAAATTCGTTCATAAATCTGAAACCAAAAAATATCTTCATAAAGTATTAGACCTTTTAAAGAAAGAAGCAGATTATGAGACAGCCATAAACGAGCTTGGAAATGGTAGCTACTGCTTAGAAAGTTTTTCACAAGCTCTATTTATCTTTTTAAAAACACCGTCAGACGTAGAAACTACAATCATTAAAGCTGCAAACTCTTATGGATACTACGGCGGTGATACAGACAGTATTTCATTAATCGCAGGAGCTTTTGCAGGTGCATATAACGGTGAAGAGCAAATTCCAGAAAGATGGAAAAATCAACTAATGGATTATAATTATATTGTAGAATTAGCAAAGAAATTTTTAGAAGTTATACCAATCTAA
- the lysS gene encoding lysine--tRNA ligase yields the protein MAEGILESRLEKIRKLTEEGKNPYPHKFSITTDLKSVREGLEFEPEDKEYIIKGKIKRVSKKENDYFIRFEDLNGHYEIQVIFPQKEKLSPNTVASFKGKLKRIDGKLTLLAEEVLFEEAGEDVSTIKNRYDKDPEKKQVAVAGRLIALRDQGKAAFGHIQDSDGKLQVYFNADILGEENYKKAMDLIDIGDIIGVEGHLFRTMTGELTVEVHNYEILAKSLRPLPEKWHGLKDTEYRYRYRYLDLIANQRTREIFKIRSKAIKSLREFLESKGFIEVETPILQPVASGAMAKPFITYHNALDMNLYLRIAPELYLKMLVVGGFNRVFEIGRNFRNEGIDTTHNPEFTMVEFYAAYLDYNDLMALTEELFRKILLDTVGTLKITWEGQELDFEKPFRKVAFFDALKQKTGKDKEFFLDFEKARNFAKEVGIPKADTLTHVKILDKLFEHFVEEDLIQPTFVIDFPKILSPLAKTHRNDPDLVERFELIINKKELANAYTELNDPMDQRERFIQQIREKEMGDEEAMDIDETFLTALEYGLPPTAGEGIGIDRLVMMLTDNYSIREVILFPTLRPEGQ from the coding sequence ATGGCAGAAGGGATTTTAGAAAGCAGATTAGAAAAAATTAGAAAATTAACAGAAGAAGGAAAAAATCCTTACCCACATAAATTTAGCATTACAACAGACCTAAAATCTGTTAGAGAAGGACTTGAATTTGAGCCCGAAGATAAAGAGTACATCATAAAAGGAAAAATAAAAAGGGTATCTAAAAAGGAAAACGATTATTTTATAAGATTTGAAGATTTAAACGGACATTACGAAATTCAAGTAATCTTTCCACAAAAAGAAAAACTATCTCCAAATACAGTAGCATCATTCAAAGGAAAATTAAAAAGAATTGACGGAAAGCTTACACTTTTAGCTGAAGAAGTTTTATTTGAAGAAGCAGGAGAAGATGTATCAACAATAAAAAATAGATATGACAAAGACCCGGAGAAAAAGCAAGTTGCAGTAGCCGGTAGGCTAATAGCACTCAGAGACCAAGGAAAAGCTGCTTTTGGACATATCCAAGATTCGGACGGAAAACTGCAGGTATACTTTAACGCTGACATTCTTGGAGAAGAAAATTATAAAAAAGCAATGGACTTAATAGATATTGGAGATATTATTGGCGTAGAAGGTCATCTATTTAGAACTATGACAGGTGAGCTTACAGTAGAAGTTCATAACTATGAAATATTAGCAAAATCTTTAAGACCACTTCCGGAAAAATGGCACGGACTAAAAGATACTGAGTACAGATACAGATACAGATACTTAGATTTAATAGCAAATCAAAGAACGAGAGAAATCTTTAAAATAAGGTCTAAGGCAATAAAAAGTTTGAGAGAGTTTTTAGAAAGTAAAGGATTTATAGAAGTAGAAACGCCAATACTTCAACCTGTAGCATCAGGAGCTATGGCAAAACCTTTTATTACATATCACAACGCACTTGATATGAATCTGTATCTAAGAATTGCACCAGAGCTTTATTTGAAAATGCTTGTAGTTGGTGGATTTAATAGAGTTTTTGAGATAGGAAGAAATTTCAGAAATGAAGGGATAGATACAACGCACAACCCAGAATTTACGATGGTTGAGTTTTACGCAGCATACTTAGACTATAACGACTTGATGGCATTGACAGAAGAGCTGTTTAGAAAAATACTTCTTGATACAGTTGGAACGTTAAAAATAACATGGGAAGGCCAAGAGCTTGATTTTGAAAAACCATTTAGAAAAGTAGCATTTTTTGATGCATTAAAACAAAAAACAGGAAAAGATAAAGAATTTTTCTTAGATTTTGAAAAAGCAAGAAATTTTGCAAAAGAGGTAGGAATACCAAAAGCAGATACATTAACCCATGTGAAAATTCTTGATAAACTTTTTGAACATTTTGTTGAAGAAGACCTTATCCAGCCTACATTTGTAATAGATTTTCCAAAGATACTATCACCACTTGCAAAAACACACAGAAACGACCCAGATTTAGTAGAAAGATTTGAGCTTATCATAAATAAAAAAGAGCTTGCAAACGCTTATACAGAGCTAAATGACCCTATGGACCAAAGAGAAAGATTCATCCAACAAATCAGAGAAAAAGAGATGGGCGATGAGGAAGCAATGGACATTGATGAAACATTCTTAACAGCTTTAGAGTATGGTTTACCACCTACAGCAGGTGAAGGAATTGGAATAGACAGACTTGTAATGATGCTTACAGACAATTACTCAATCAGAGAAGTAATCCTATTTCCAACTCTTAGACCAGAAGGACAGTAA
- the mnmG gene encoding tRNA uridine-5-carboxymethylaminomethyl(34) synthesis enzyme MnmG, whose amino-acid sequence MVYDIEYDVVVIGGGHAGIEAALASAKLGTKTALITIDKEKIGLMPCNPSIGGIAKGIVVREVDALGGEMAKAIDQTGIQFKVLNTRKGPAVRSPRAQADKEEYRKYMVNKTNNTENLTVIEDEVIDIVLKENKNEVDGVITDKGLKIKTKAVVVTTGTFLNGLIHIGDKRFPAGRMEEKPSTKLPEFYKRAGFELFRFKTGTPARLDKNTINFSILEEAPGDNPPPKFSFWTEPKGSYWFKEKDQIPCYITYTTPETHRIIKENLHRTALYGGAITGIGPRYCPSVEDKIVKFEGKDRHTVWLEPETRDGISIYPNGLSTSLSEEIQWQMYRSIPGLENVVLLKPAYAIEYDIVMPTELYPTLETKRIRGLYHAGNFNGTTGYEEAAGQGIVAGINAALRALGKDEPFIIRRDEAYIGVMIDDLTTKGVIEPYRLFTSRSEYRLHLRQDNAILRLYQKAYNIGMLNEEEYKFVKETEEEIKNWINIYKETFIKDGDKKVSIFTYLQKPEVDIQKLKEMGIAVPESDYIQEEIEINVKYDGYLEREEKLNEKMKYLEGIKIPEDIDYSQVAGLRKEIVQKLTKFKPMTLGQASRLEGITPAAITALLVHIEKMREKRKTG is encoded by the coding sequence TTGGTTTACGATATAGAGTATGATGTAGTTGTGATTGGTGGTGGTCATGCAGGCATTGAGGCTGCTTTAGCTTCTGCAAAGCTTGGGACAAAAACTGCCTTAATTACGATCGATAAAGAAAAAATCGGATTAATGCCATGTAATCCGTCGATTGGCGGAATAGCTAAGGGAATTGTAGTTAGAGAAGTTGATGCTCTTGGTGGTGAAATGGCAAAAGCCATAGACCAAACGGGTATTCAATTTAAAGTTTTAAATACAAGAAAAGGACCTGCTGTAAGGTCTCCAAGGGCTCAAGCAGATAAGGAAGAATACAGAAAATATATGGTTAATAAAACTAATAACACAGAAAATCTTACAGTCATAGAAGATGAAGTTATTGACATAGTTTTAAAAGAAAATAAAAACGAAGTTGATGGAGTTATCACAGATAAGGGTTTAAAAATAAAAACAAAAGCAGTAGTTGTTACAACCGGAACTTTTTTAAACGGTCTTATACATATAGGAGATAAACGATTTCCGGCAGGAAGGATGGAAGAAAAACCATCTACAAAGCTTCCTGAATTTTATAAAAGAGCTGGCTTTGAATTATTTAGATTTAAAACAGGTACGCCCGCAAGACTTGACAAAAATACAATAAACTTTTCAATACTTGAAGAAGCGCCGGGAGACAATCCACCACCTAAATTTTCTTTCTGGACTGAGCCAAAAGGTTCTTACTGGTTTAAAGAAAAAGACCAAATACCATGTTATATTACATACACAACACCGGAAACTCACAGAATCATAAAGGAAAATCTACATAGAACAGCACTTTATGGCGGAGCCATCACAGGTATTGGACCAAGATACTGTCCATCCGTAGAAGATAAAATCGTAAAATTTGAAGGTAAAGACAGGCATACTGTATGGTTAGAACCGGAAACAAGAGATGGAATTAGTATATATCCAAACGGTTTAAGTACATCACTGTCTGAAGAAATTCAATGGCAGATGTATAGAAGCATACCAGGACTTGAAAATGTGGTCTTGCTAAAGCCGGCATATGCCATAGAGTATGATATTGTAATGCCAACAGAACTTTATCCAACCTTAGAAACAAAAAGAATTAGAGGACTTTATCACGCAGGAAACTTTAACGGAACAACGGGTTATGAAGAAGCTGCGGGTCAAGGAATAGTAGCCGGAATTAACGCAGCTTTAAGAGCCCTTGGCAAAGATGAGCCATTTATAATTAGAAGAGATGAAGCATACATCGGCGTTATGATAGATGACCTTACAACAAAAGGTGTAATTGAACCATACAGACTCTTCACTTCACGTTCAGAATACAGATTACATCTAAGACAAGACAACGCAATTTTAAGACTATATCAAAAAGCTTACAACATAGGAATGCTTAATGAAGAAGAGTATAAATTTGTCAAAGAAACAGAAGAAGAAATTAAGAATTGGATAAACATATACAAAGAAACATTTATCAAAGATGGAGATAAAAAAGTCTCTATTTTTACTTACTTACAAAAACCGGAAGTTGATATTCAAAAGCTAAAAGAGATGGGAATTGCCGTTCCAGAAAGCGATTACATACAAGAAGAGATAGAAATTAATGTTAAATATGATGGTTATCTTGAAAGAGAGGAAAAATTAAATGAAAAAATGAAATACTTAGAAGGTATAAAAATTCCGGAAGATATAGATTATAGCCAAGTGGCAGGATTGAGAAAAGAGATAGTTCAAAAACTAACTAAATTTAAACCAATGACCCTTGGACAAGCTTCAAGATTAGAAGGAATTACTCCTGCAGCAATTACTGCATTATTGGTTCATATAGAGAAGATGAGAGAAAAAAGAAAAACTGGATAA
- the hfq gene encoding RNA chaperone Hfq, whose product MAKEKKGRLQEKFLNTIRKEKVRCDVYLVNGVKLEGKIKYFDNFVILLKEGPRQVLVYKHAITTISPKKEIEFEYDQEEIEDAEE is encoded by the coding sequence ATGGCAAAAGAAAAAAAGGGAAGACTGCAAGAGAAGTTTTTAAATACAATTAGAAAAGAAAAAGTTAGATGTGATGTTTATTTGGTAAACGGTGTTAAGTTAGAAGGAAAAATAAAGTATTTTGATAATTTTGTAATTCTTTTAAAAGAAGGACCAAGACAAGTTTTAGTCTATAAACATGCGATAACTACAATATCACCTAAAAAAGAAATAGAGTTTGAATACGACCAAGAAGAAATAGAAGATGCAGAAGAGTAA
- a CDS encoding bifunctional diguanylate cyclase/phosphodiesterase, whose protein sequence is MNFIRVFFREIQRYSVLLLFVIFSILSFLLVFISLPLIENITYKYIIKKDLEKEDQISANIIKKLTNYQEDISLIEKISTNKTFFKIASDMLEVLLTENTSYVYAIYFNNGKSFILIDVSKKDRMKTNDLFEFLQEETPVIKKALESGQYQYLIHTSVKTIGLTFYKPFKDKKNIDYLLVIDYSIEKISYISQLISVLKTFILLFIFAGLVIINVIIFLALKASYYKQRSFTDNLTGLYNRNYLQHIMDFKYIIALIDIDYFKKINDTYGHAIGDKVLKSVANTMKKLTREEDIFIRYGGEEFLLLAKVDRKQDIQVMLNLFERIRSNIEKLKIPITDGDYIKTTISIGVYLNTNKDKNINEAIKKADVALYKAKSKGRNRIEIYDEEKEAEKKLITVVEVKDAIEENRLLCYYQPIVDLKVNNISHYEALVRIIDKNGNVVPPFNFLNVIENTFIYTKLTKAVIDYNYNILKKHKNLKVSINLKQADVLNRSIVDYLLSISKEKDITERMLIEIVETEDLLAYEESLEIIKQLKEAGYSICLDDFGSGYSNFVYLLRLNVDYLKIDANLIKNIVNDDVSYEVVRMIAQFCKKMKIKTIAEYVENEEILGIIKELDIDYGQGYLFSKPKPIEEIIDNE, encoded by the coding sequence ATGAATTTTATAAGAGTATTTTTTAGAGAAATCCAAAGATACTCTGTTTTATTATTATTTGTTATATTTTCTATTCTTTCTTTTTTACTTGTCTTTATTTCTTTACCTTTAATTGAAAATATAACCTACAAGTATATTATAAAAAAGGACCTTGAAAAAGAAGATCAAATTTCAGCCAATATAATTAAAAAGCTAACGAATTATCAAGAAGACATAAGTCTAATAGAAAAAATTTCTACTAATAAAACTTTTTTTAAAATTGCATCAGATATGTTGGAAGTTTTACTTACAGAAAATACAAGTTATGTATATGCTATATATTTTAATAATGGAAAATCCTTTATACTCATAGATGTCTCCAAAAAAGACCGAATGAAAACCAACGATTTATTTGAATTTCTGCAAGAGGAAACTCCGGTAATTAAAAAAGCGTTAGAAAGTGGACAATATCAATATTTAATTCATACTTCTGTAAAAACAATAGGTCTTACATTTTATAAACCTTTTAAAGACAAGAAGAACATAGATTATTTGCTTGTTATAGATTACAGCATAGAGAAAATATCCTACATATCTCAATTGATAAGCGTCTTAAAAACTTTCATTCTTTTATTTATATTTGCTGGCCTTGTTATAATAAACGTAATTATATTTTTAGCTTTAAAAGCGTCATATTATAAACAAAGAAGTTTTACCGATAATCTAACAGGTTTATACAACAGAAATTATTTACAACACATAATGGATTTTAAATATATTATTGCTTTGATAGACATCGATTATTTCAAAAAAATTAATGATACTTACGGGCATGCCATAGGTGATAAAGTTCTAAAAAGCGTTGCAAACACCATGAAGAAACTAACAAGAGAAGAGGATATTTTTATAAGATATGGCGGTGAAGAATTTTTATTATTAGCAAAAGTAGACAGAAAACAAGATATTCAAGTCATGTTAAATCTTTTTGAAAGAATAAGGTCTAATATTGAAAAATTAAAAATTCCTATAACTGATGGAGATTATATAAAGACAACAATTTCTATCGGTGTTTATTTAAATACAAATAAAGATAAAAATATAAATGAAGCTATTAAGAAAGCTGACGTTGCTTTATATAAAGCAAAATCTAAAGGCAGAAATAGAATAGAAATCTACGATGAAGAAAAGGAAGCTGAGAAAAAACTTATAACTGTAGTTGAAGTAAAAGATGCAATAGAAGAAAACCGTCTTTTATGTTATTATCAACCAATAGTAGACCTAAAAGTTAACAACATATCTCACTACGAAGCTCTTGTAAGAATTATAGATAAAAATGGCAACGTTGTACCACCATTCAATTTCTTAAATGTAATAGAAAATACATTCATCTATACAAAGCTAACAAAAGCTGTAATTGATTATAACTATAATATTTTGAAAAAACATAAAAACCTTAAAGTTAGTATCAATCTAAAACAGGCGGATGTATTAAATAGGTCAATAGTAGATTATCTCTTATCAATATCGAAAGAGAAAGACATAACAGAAAGAATGCTTATAGAGATTGTCGAAACAGAAGACCTGTTAGCTTATGAGGAATCTTTAGAAATAATAAAGCAGCTTAAAGAAGCAGGATATTCAATATGCTTAGATGATTTTGGCTCTGGATACTCTAACTTCGTGTATCTATTGAGATTAAACGTTGATTATTTAAAGATTGATGCGAATCTGATAAAAAATATAGTAAATGATGATGTATCTTACGAAGTAGTTAGAATGATAGCTCAGTTTTGTAAAAAGATGAAGATTAAAACAATTGCAGAATATGTTGAAAATGAAGAAATTTTGGGAATAATAAAAGAACTTGACATTGATTATGGTCAAGGATATCTATTCTCAAAACCAAAGCCAATAGAAGAGATAATAGATAATGAGTAA